The segment CCCACCCCGCCCGAACTGATCGCGCATCGCCGCCCCGGCCGGGTCTGGCTCGAACGCGGGCTCGACCGCGCGGGCCATCCCGTCACCTGGTCGCTGCGCGCGGTGAACGGGCGCGGCGAATCGACGATCGCGATCTTCTTTCCCAATCCCTTCCTCACCCCGGACGACGGGATCGCCGAGACCCCCGATTTCGGCCGTCTCGCGCTCTGGCAGCTGGTACTCGAACGCTATGCCGGCACCCTGCCCGATGGGCGCGACAGGCTCGGCAAGGGGTTCGGCAAGTGAACCCGCGCCGGGCGATCGCACTGTTTGGCGCGGTCCTCGGGCTCTTTTCCGCATCGGCAATCGCCGCCCCGGTGCGGGTCGCCTCTTACGGCCTGTGCGCCGACCAGATGGTGCTGATGCTCGCCCCGCGCGCGCAGATCGCCGCCGTGTCGCCACAGGCCACCGGGCCCTTGTCGCATTATGCGGCGCGCGCGCGTGGTATCCCCGCCACGCGCGGTTCGGCCGAGGAAATCCTCGCATCGGGCGCAAGGCTTCTGGTGACGAGCGACATGATGGACAAGCGCACCATGGCGGCGCTCGACCGGTTCGGAATCGCGGTGCTGCCGCTCCCCTTCGCCAATGACTGGGCGGAAATCGCGGCGATGACGCGCGATGTTGCTAAGGCGCTGGGCCGGCCCGAACGCGGTGAGGCGGTGCTCACCGACATGCGCGCTACGCTTGCCGCTGCCCGCCCGTCCGAGCCGCGCGCGCACTGGCCGACCATCATCTATTACCGCCCCGATGGCGGCGGCGCGGGGGAAGGCACCTTTGTCGATGCCGCACTCCAGGCGGCGGGCTACCGCAATCTGCAGGCCGAATGGGGCCCGCCCGGCTGGGGCGGGGTGCCGCTCGAACGCGTGATCGGCGCGCCGCCCTCCGCCTTTGCCGTCAGCTATTTCGACGGGGCCGCGCCCAGCAGCACGGTGCTGCGGCGCAATCCGCTGCTCTGGGGCAAGGCACAGCACCGGCCGATCCTCTCCGTCCCCGGAAAATACTGGAATTGCGGCAGCCCGCTGCTGGCCGAGGCGGTCAAATGGCTCGCCGCACAGCGCGCCCCGCTGCGCGCGCGCATGACGGGAGGCGCATGATGCAGAACCCGCCTGCCCATGCGCACGATCTGCGCCTCAACCTCTTTCTGCTGCTTTTGCTCACCGCGCTGATGCTGGCCTCGCTGCGCATCGGCTATGTCGTCATCCCCACGAACGATCTCGTCGCCGGCGCCTTTGGGCTGGCGGATGAACCCACCGTCACCATCGTCCAGCAACTGCGCATGCCGCGCATGCTGCTCGCGGTGCTGCTCGGCGCGTCGCTCGGCGGGGCGGGGGCGATGCTCCAGGGCATATTGCACAATCCGCTCGCCGAACCCGGAACGCTGGGGATCACCGGCGCGGCCAGCCTCGGCGCGGTCATCGCGATCTATTTCGGGCTGATGGCGATCCATCCGCTGCTGCTGCCGCTCTGCGCCATGGCGGGCGGCGCGGCGGCGACCGCGCTCCTTCTCGTCGCCGCGCGGCGCCGGGCGTCGACGCTCACGCTCATCCTTACCGGGGTCGGCATTGGCGGGGTATCGGTGGCGCTCACCTCGCTCGCGATGAACCTTTCGCCCAATCCCTGGGCGGTCAGCGAAATCGCGATGTGGCTGCTGGGTTCGGTGCGCGATCGCACCTTTGCCGAGGTCTGGCTTGCCGCGCCCTTCATCCTTGCGGGCATGGCGATGCTGCTCGCCGCCGCCCCCGCGCTCAACAGCCTGTCCCTGGGGGAGGAAGCCGCACGCAGCCTCGGGCTCGATGTTCAGCGGACGCGCTGGCTCGCGATCACCGGCACCAGCCTTGCGGTGGGCGCGGGCGTCGCGGTGGCAGGATCGGTCGGCTTTGTCGGGCTGATGGTGCCGCATCTCCTCCGCCCGCTCGTCGATCATGTCCCCAGCCGGCTGGTCCTGCCCAGCATGCTCGGCGGCGCGGCGCTGGTGCTCGCGGCGGATATCCTCATCCGGCTGATCGCGGTCGGCCCCGAATTGCAGCTCGGCGTGCTCACCTCGCTCATCGGCACGCCCTTCTTCCTCTATCTCGTCCACCATCTGCGAAAGGCCATGACATGACGATCCTTACCGTCGACGCCTGTTCGGTGCCGCTGGCGCAGAAGAATATCCTCAGCGATGTCGGCTTCTCCGCCACCAGCGGCAATTTGATCGGGCTGGTCGGCCCCAATGGCGCGGGCAAGTCGACATTGGTGCGCGCGGTGGCGGGCTTGCTGCCGCTGAGTGAAGGCCGTGTCCTGCTCGACGGCGCCGATGTTCATGCGCTCCCCCGGCGCGAAGCCGCACGGCGGATCTCCTATCTGCCGCAGGGCGATACCGTGCACTGGCCGCTTTCGGTCGAAAATATCGTCCGGCTCGGGCGCACCCCCTATCAGGCGGGCTTTGCGCGTACCACGCCGGGCGATGCGGCCGCGGTAGCGCGCGCGATGGCGCGCACCGGCGTCGCCGCCATGGCGGATCGTGACGTCACCCGCCTTTCGGGGGGCGAGCGCGCGCGGGTTCTGCTCGCCCGCGCGCTCGCGGTCGAGGCACCCGTTCTCCTCGCCGATGAGCCGATGGGCGCGCTCGATCCCAGCTACAGCCTCACCATCATGGAATTGCTGCGTGCCGAGGCCGCGCGCGGAACGCTCGTCATCGTCGTGCTCCACGATCTCGTGCTCGCCAGTCGCTTCTGTGATCGGCTGATCGTGCTCGTGAATGGCCGGTTGGTCCGGGACGGCGCGCCGATGGACGTGCTCGGCAACGCTGAAATCAGGCGCTTCTACGGCGTCACCGGCCATTATGGCCACCATGACGGCGAAGCCTTTGTCCTTCCCTGGAAACCCGTTTCCGCCCGCACGGCGGAACTTGTATGACCCCGCACCCCTATCGGAGCCGCCTTGTGACCCATCTCCTTGCCACCGCCTTTCGGAACACCCGCCCATGCTGACCCGCGTCGAAGACGGCCCCGCTGTCGTGGCCTGCAACACCTGCCGTTTTTCGGCGGACAAGACCAATGGTCCCGATGGCCGCCGGGGCGGCGCGCATATGGTCGATGCGCTGCGCGCGGCCAAGGCCGCCGATCCGCGCTTTGACAAGGTCGCGGTGCAGGAAATGCCGTGCCTGTTCGCGTGCAGCCGCGCCTGCACCATCCATCTGCGCGCGCCCGACAAGGTGGGCTATGTGCTCGGCGGATTCGAACCGGGGGCGGACGCCGCGCAGGCGATCCTCGAATATGCCGCGCTCTATGCCGACAGCGATTTCGGCCGTGTGCCCTTTGCCGACTGGCCCGAAGGCGTGAAGGGGCATTTCATCACGCGCACGCCCCCCGCTGGATTTGTCGCCGAATGACGCGCGCCTTCGCCGATCCGGCCGCTTTTTCCGATGCGCTGCGCCATTTGCCCGGCGCCGATGAGGCGGCGGCCATGGCGGCGCGCGCGCGCCAGGCCGTGCTCACCAAGCCGCTCGGCTCGCTCGGCCGGCTGGAGGATGTCGCCGTCCAGCTCGCCGGCTGGCAGGGGCGCGAATGCCCGCAGCTGGGTCATGTGCGCACCGTCATTTTTGCCGGCAATCACGGCGTCGCGGCGCGCGGCGTCAGCGCCTATCCCGCCGAAGTGACCGCCCAGATGGTCGCCAATTTCGAGGCGGGTGGGGCTGCGATCAATGCGCTCGCCGCCGCCAATGGCATGGAACTGGTCGTCGTCCCGCTCGATCTCGATCGCCCGACGCGCGATTTCACGCACGCTCCCGCGATGGACCCCGAGGAATGCCTAGCCGCGCTCAATGCTGGCGCGGCGGCGGTGGAGGGCGATCTCGATCTGCTCACCATCGGCGAAATGGGGATCGCCAATTCCACCGCCGCCGCCGCGCTCTGCGCCGCCAGCCTTGGCGGTGCGGTTTCTGGATGGACGGGGCCGGGCACTGGGCTCGACGGTGCGGGCGTCGCCGCCAAGATCGCGGTGATCGAACAGGCGCTCGCGCATCATGCATTGGGTGACGACGCCACCCCGTTCGAGATTCTCTGCGCGCTGGGCGGGCGCGAAATTGCCGCCATGGCGGGTGCGGTGGTTGCGGCGCGCCGCCGCCGCGTTCCCGTGGTGGTCGATGGTTTTATCAGCTGCGCGGCGCTCGCGCCGCTCCTCCGCGCCGCGCCCGATATCGCGGCGCACTGCATCGCGGGCCATGTCTCGGCCGAACCGGGGCATGCCGCGCTGTTGCAGGCGCTTGGCCTTCAGCCCCTGCTCGCGCTCGGCATGCGGCTGGGCGAAGGCAGCGGCGCGGCGCTTGCGGTCGGGATCATCCGCTCGGCGGTCGCCGTCCATAACGGCATGGCGACCTTTGCCGAGGCGGGGATCGCAACCGCGTCATGACCGCCTTTCTCCTCCATCTGATGCGCCACGGCACGCCCGAACAGCCGGGCCGCCTCCACGGCCATAATGACGTCGCGCTGGCTCCCAGGGCCGAAATCTCGTGCCTGGAACAGGCGCGGCTGGTCGAGTTCGATCGTCTCGTCACCTCCGATCTGGCGCGCGCGGGGGACTGCGCACGCGCCATCGGAGAGGAGCGGGGGATGGCGCCCCTGATCGATCCGCGCTGGCGTGAACTTGATTTCGGCGTCTGGAACGGTTGCGCCCCGGCCGAGGTCGATCAGACCCGGCTCACCGCCTTCTGGGCCGATCCCGACGCCAGTCCGCCCCCCGGCGGCGAAAGCTGGTCGGCGCTTTGCGCGCGCGTGGCGGTGGCGATCGGCGCGCTTGAGCCGCATTCAACGCTGGTCGTTTGCCACGGCGGCGCGATGCGCGCCGCGCTTGCCGGCTTGTGCGGCTTTTCGGTCGCGCAGGGCTGGGCGTTCGATCTGCCCTATGCCGCCATGCTGTCGCTGCGCGTCTGGCCGGGGGAGCGCCCGATGGCGCAGATCGTCGGGCTCTGGCCATGAAGCCCCTCATCCTCGCGCTCCAGTTCCTGACGCGGATCCCGCTCCCGCGCGTTGAGGCCAGCGCCGATGATTTTGCGCGCGCGATGCGCTGGTTTCCCGCCGCCGGGCTGGTGGTCGGCGGTTGCGTCGCGGGGGCGGCGTTTCTCGGCAATTATATCGGCCCGTGGCAGGGCGCGCTTGCCGGGCTCGTCGCGTGGGTCATCGTCACCGGCGGGCTGCATCTCGACGGGCTCGCCGATCTGGTCGATGCGCGCGGTGCGGCGCATGGGGACAAGACCCGTTTTCTCGAGGTTCTGGCCGATCCGCATATCGGCAGCTTCGGCGTCATGGCGATCGTTCTGCAGATGCTCGCCAAGCTCGTCCTGGTCCACGCCGCGGTGCTCGGGCAGCACTGGCTCGCGCTTATCCTCATTCCGTTCGCCGCGCGGATCGCGCCGCTGGTCTGGACGCGCTGGCTCCCCCCGCTCCATCAGGGGCTTGCCGCGCGCTTCCGTCATGGCGTCAGCCTGCCGGCAATCCTTGTCTGGGGGCTTGCCCTTGCTGCGGCCGGCTGGTTCGTGCCTGCGCTCTGGGCGGGTTTCCCGCTGATCGCGGCGGGCTATTACTGGTTCCGCACCCAGTTGGGCGGGATTTCGGGCGATTGCCACGGCGCCGGCATCGAACTGCTCGAAACGCTGCTCTTAATCGCCCTGATTGCCACGCGCCTCGGCTGACAGCGCGATCATCGCGTCGATATCGACATGGCGTTCCAGCTCGGCGGCAATCGCGTCGAGCGCGCGGTCGATCTGCGTGCCGTGATGCTGCCCGTCGCTCGCAACGCCCAATCGCTCCAGAAAGGCGCGGCGATGGCCGGGCTGTTCGAACAGCCCGTGGAGATAGGTGCCCATCACCCGCCCGTCCGCGCTGATCGCGCCGTCCGCCGTGCCGCCGTCGATCTGCGCATAAGGCCGCGCGCAGTCGTCGCCATGGGTGCGGCCCATATGCATTTCATAGCCTGAAAGCGCGCCGCCCATCGCATGGCCGGTCACCGGCTTCAGCGTCTTTTCGCCGGTCAGCACGGTCTCGATATCGAGCAGCCCCAGCCCGTCGACCGCACCCGCCGGCCCCTCGACGCCGTCGGGATCGGCGATCCGCCGTCCCAGCATCTGATAGCCGCCGCACAGCCCCAATATCGCACCCCCGCGCCGGTGATGCGCGCGCAGGTCGATATCCCAGCCCTCGGCGCGCAGCGCGGCGAGATCGGCGATCGTCGATTTCGATCCGGCCAAGATCACAAGGTCGATATCGGCGGGAATCGGTGTCCCCGGCTTCACCCAGACCAGTTCCACCGCGCTTTCCAGCGCGAGCGGGTCGAGATCGTCGAAATTGGAGATACGCGGCAATATCGGGCAGGCGATCCGCACCCGGCCCGCGCCCTTCGCCGCGCCGCGCTCCAAAATCACCGCATCCTCGCTCGGCAGATATTTGACCGGGGTCAGCCACGGCACCACGCCATAGCCGCGCCAGCCCGAAAGCGCCTCGATCTGCCGATAGCCATCCTCGAACAGGCTGATATCGCCGCGAAACTTGTTGATGAGGAACCCGTGGATCATCGCCGCATCCTCGGGCGCGATCACGGTGCGCGTGCCGACCACGGCGGCGATCACCCCGCCCCGGTCGATATCGCCGACCAGGATCACCGGCACCCCGGCGGCGCGCGCAAAGCCCATATTGGCGATGTCGCCCGCGCGCAGGTTGATCTCGGCGGGCGATCCCGCCCCCTCGATCACCACGATGTCCGCCTGTTCGCGCAGCCGCCAATAGCTTTCGAGCACATGGCCCAGAAGCGGCTTGCGCGCCTCGCGGAAATTGCCGCCATGGATGCTGCCGCGCACCCGGCCGTGCACCACCAGTTGCGATGTCCGGTCGGCCTGCGGTTTCAGCAGCACGGGGTTCATATCGGTGTGTGGCGGCACCCGGCAGGCAATCGCTTGCAGCGCCTGCGCGCGGCCGATCTCGCCGCCATCGGCGGTGACGGCGGCATTGTTCGACATGTTCTGCGGCTTGAACGGGCGCACGGTGAGCCCGCGATTGGCGAGCGCGCGGCAGATCCCCGCCACCAGCACCGATTTGCCGACATCGGACCCCGTTCCCTGCAGCATCAAAGCGCCCATGCAATGCTCCCTGCGCCGATCCACAACAGGAAACAGGCGTTTTTGTAGATGATCAGCGCGCGCGCGAGGTCGCGTGTTTCCGCATCGCGTCCCTCGCCGCCGATCCAGGCTTTGTCCAGCACCACCCCGTCATAGGCGACGGGCCCGGCCAGCCGCACGCCCAGCGCCCCCGCCATCGCCGCTTCAGGCCATCCGGCATTGGGGGAGGCGTGCTTGCGCCCGTCGCGGCGCATCGTGGCCAGCCCGCGCCCGCCCGCGATGGCGATCAGCAGCCCGGCGAGCCGCGCGGGGATGAAATTGGCGATATCGTCGGCGCGCGCGGCGGCCCAGCCAAAATGCGTATAAGGCGCTTCCTTGTGCCCGATCAGGCTGTCGGCGGTGTTCAGGGCCTTATACGCCCAGATGCCGGGCAGCCCGAGCAGCATCAGCCAGAAGAGCGGCGCAACCACCCCGTCGCAAAAGCTTTCGGACAGGCTTTCGATCGCCGCGCGGCTCACCCCGGCTTCGTCCAGATCGCGCGTGTCGCGCCCGACGATCATCGCCACCGCGCGGCGCGCGGCGGGCAGGTCGCCGGCGGCCAGCGCCTGCCCCACCGGGCGGACATGATCATAAAGGCTGCGCTGCGCGAGCGCGGGAAAGGCGAGGATCGCGGTCGCCACCCAGTGCCAGCGCCCGAAGCATTGCTCGGCAATAAGCGCAAGGCCCCAGGCTCCGCCCCCCGCCATGCCCAGCAGCAGCAAGACCGTCATCACCCCCAGCATGCGGCGCGTCGCATCGCTTTTGTCGGGCCGGTTCCAGCGCCGGTCGCAGCGCGCGATCAGCCGCGCAAAGCCCCCCACCGGATGCCCCACGCGCCGGTAGAGCGCGTCAGGCCAGCCGATCGCCGCGTCGAGTATGAGTGCGAGCACCGCCATCGGCTCAGCCATCGCCAAGCGCCCTGTCGAGCCGGTCAAGCGCTTCCATGCCCCCCGGCAGGCCGATGCGCAGCCAATGGGGTGCATAGTCGAACGGGCGCGTCAGGATCGCCGCGCGCGCCAGCCGCTCGAACAGCGCCGACGCATCTGCCGTCTCCACCAGCCGGAAGAGCGGGCAGTTCCCGTGCGGGCTGAGGCCATGACGTCGCAGCACGCTATCGAGCCGGTCTGCCTGGGTTTTGAGGCTTTCGCGCGTGGCGGCAATCCACGCCGCATCGGCATAGGCCGCCGCCCCGATCGCGACGGCGCCTGCGCTCACCGGCCAGCTTCCGACGAACGCGCGCAGCCGCGCAATCAGCTTGGGCGGCGCGATGGCGAAGCCGAGCCGCAGTCCCGCCAGCCCAAAGAATTTGCCGAAGGACCGTGTCACGATCAGCGGCAATCCCGCGCCCACCAGCGGCGCGGCGGACAGTTCGGGCATGCAGTCGCCAAACGCCTCGTCGACGATCAGCCACCCGCCCCGCGCGCTCTGCGTCTCGGCAAGGTGGTGGAGCGTCTCGGCCGGGCTTGTCTCGCCATCGGGGTTGTTGGGGTTGGCGATCACCAGCGTGCCCGCATGGCCGGCATGCGCCAGCACCGCGTCGCGGCTGGCGCTGCGCGCGCCATCAAAGGCGTCGGCATAGGTGCGGTAAGCGGGGCTCGCGATCAGCGCGTCGTCCGGCAGCCCCAGAAGCGGCAGCAGGCGCAGCGCCATCTCGCTGCCCGGCACCGCGCAGACATAGTCGGGCGGCGCGCCGAAATGCGCGGCGGCGGCGTGCTCCAGTTCGGCGAGTGCGGTGGGCGCGGGAAGTGCGCGCCAGTCGACCCTGATATCGGCCGCCCCCGGCCAGGGATCGGGGTTGATCCCGGTCGACAGGTCGATCCAGTCGGCTGCGCCCTGGCCGAAATGCGCCTGCGCCGCGGCGATATTTCCCCCATGATGCAACCAGTCGTGCAACGCACCCATCCCGCAATCGCCAAGCCGATGGTCGTCCGCGCAAAAATCCCGGCGGCTTAGTGAAATGTCTGTTAGACGCGCGGAATGATGACAGAGACCGGTTTTCGTACCGCGCTGGTAACGGGCGGGGCCCGTTCGGGAAAGAGCCGTTATGCACAGGCCTGCGCCGAAGCGCTGCCGGGGCGGCTGGTCTTTGTCGCCACCGCGCAGGCCTTCGACGCCGAGATGGCCGATCGCATCGCGCGCCACCGCGATGATCGCGGCGAACGCTGGTCGACGGTCGAGGACCCCTTCGATCTGCCCCAGACGATCCTGCGCTGTGCCGCGCCCGACTCGGTGGTGCTGGTCGATTGCCTCACCCTTTGGGCGTCGAACCTGCTGCTTGCCGAGCGCGACGGCGTCGCCGCCACCCGCGCGCTGGTCGAATCGATCGCTGGTGCGGCCGGTCCGGTCGTCTTCGTTACCAACGAGGTGGGCATGGGAATCGTGCCCGAAAACGCGCTGGCCCGGGCCTTTCGCGACCTTGCGGGGACGGTCAACCAGGCCGTGGCGGGGGCGTGCGACAGCGTCACGCTGATGGTCGCGGGGCTGCCGCTTCGGGTAAAATAGTTTCTGTTTTAACTACATAAACAGAGGCTGGCGCTTCGGTCCACGCGGCGTGAAAACGGGACGAGCGGAGGCTGGGGTGGTTGAGGCTTCAGTTATCAAAGCCTAATTCACAGCCGCCATAAAAGCGCGCGGTCGCGCTTTGCTTATTATACCTGAGTCGGCAGACGACTTCGAGGTTGGACTCGAAACGACCGCGCGCTGCCGGGCGGAATGATTGAGGGTTATACATGCTCCTTGCACGGGAGTCTCTCGACGCGGGCCTGCTGTTTCTCGCCCTGATGAATCTGGTTGTTCCGGCGCTTGCGGCCTGGAACGTCAAGCGTCCCTATCAACTGCGGTTCGACGATCGCGCCGAATGGGCGCTGTTCGGCCTTGGTTTTGCCTCTTCGGGCATGATCGCGGCGCTCGCCGTGCCCATGGGCGGCAGCCTCGATCTGGTGATGATCGCCTTTGGCGCATCGGTCTTCGCGCTGCGCCATTTCGTGCCGCGGCTCACGCTCACCGGGGCCTGCGAAACCGCGCTTGCCCCTTTCACCTTCCTGATCGCGACGCTGTGGAGCTTTGCGCTCGTCGGCGAACTCGGCTTCCCGCACTGGTTCAAGGTGCTGATGCTCTTCGGCAGCCTGGCCGGGATGATCGGCCTCGGCTTTTCGATGGCGGGGCGTTTCGCGCGCCAGTCGCTCCTCACCCACCGCGAATGGCAACGGCCGACCGCGCCGCTTCCGATGCGCAGCGCAGGGCGCCTGCCCAAGGTTTCGGTCCAGCTCGCCTGCTATGCCGAGCCGCCCGAAGTGGTGATCGCGACGATCGATCATCTCGCGCGCCTCGATTATCCGAATTACGAAGTCATGGTGTGCGACAACAACACGCCCGACGAGGCGCTGTGGCGCCCGCTCGAGGCACACTGCGCGCGCCTCAACCGCGAACTTGGCTTCGAACGCTTCCGCTTCTTCCATGTCGCGCCGCTTGCTGGCGCCAAGGCGGGCGCGCTCAATTGGTGCCTGCCGCGCATGGCGCCCGATGCCGAGGTGATCGCCGTCATCGACGCCGATTATTTCGCCGAACCCGATTTCCTCGCGCGGCTCGTCGGTTATTTCGACGATCCCAAATTCGCCTATGTCCAGACGCCGCACGATTATCGCGGCTATGCCGGCAGCCCGTATCTCAATGCCTGCTACTGGGAATATATGCCCAGCAACAAGGTCGATATGCCGGGCGTCAGCCAATATGGCGCGGGCTTCACCATCGGCACGATGTGCCTCATCCGCACCGAGGCGCTGAAGCGCGCGGGCGGCTGGGCCGAATGGTGCCTGACCGAGGATTCCGAAGTCTCGGTGCGCATCCGCGCGCTCGGCTATCACGGGCTCTATCTGCGCCAGACCTTCGGGCGCGGGCTGATCCCCGAAACCTTCGAGGATTACAAGAAGCAGCGTTTTCGCTGGACGGCGGGGCCGGTGCAGCAGCTGTGCCGTTACTGGCGTCTCTATCTGCCCAGGCCCTTTGCCGCGCCGTCGAACCTGAAGCCGTGGTGCAAGCTGCTCGAATTCCAGCGCAGCCTCGCCCCGCTTGCGGGGGCGGTCACCCAGATCATGGCGGTGTTCACCAGCATCTTCCTTGCCGTCATGACGGCAAGCGACGCGCTGCCCGCGCTGGTCCTCCCCGATATCGGCTGGGCGGTGCTGCTGCTCGGGATGGCAAGCGGGCTGGTGCGCATCTGGCATCGCTACCGCCTCACCGGCACGCGCCGGCTGCGTGACATGCTGGGCGGCGAACTCGCGCGGCTCTCGCTCACCTATGTCGCGGCGGTCGCCAGCTTTGCCGGCCTGTCGCGCAAACCGCTCGCCTGGCGTCGGACGCCCAAGTTCAAGGCGGAAAATGCCGGGCTCACCGCGCTCTACAAGTGCCTGCCCGAAACGATGGTGGGGATGTTCCACCTCGTCCCGGCCTGGTTCATCCTCGTCCGCTGGGACGGGATCGGTGCGCATCTCGGCCTTGTGTCGCTGGCGATGGTGCTGTTTTCGGCGCTGCGCTTCTTCGCGGCCCCCGTCATGGCGGTGCTCAGCGAAAAGCATCTCTACCGGATCAACCTGCCCTATGCCGAGGGCGGGCTTGCACCGGGGTCGCTCAAGGCTTGATCAGTAACCGGGGCGGGCGCTACACCAGCGGCCCGCCCCCCGTTATTCGTGCGGGGCTCAGCCCTGCGCCGTCGCCTTGGCGCGGCGCGCTTCCTCCGCCAGTTCGACCGCGCGTTCGGCTGCGGCCTTGAGTGTCGCCTCCACAAGCGCATAGATCGCCCGGTCGGCATCCAGCACATTCAGCCCGGCGCGGGTCGTCCCGCCGGGGCTTGCCACCCGGTCGGCCAGTTCGGCCGGGGTTTCGGTCGATGCGGCGGCCAGCGCCGCTGCGCCTTCGACGGTCGCCAGCGCCAGCTGCTGCGCCTGGTCCTCGGAAAAGCCCAGTGCGCGCGCGCCTGACGCCATGGCGTCGATAAAGCGGTAGACAAAGGCCGGGCCCGATCCCGAAACCGCGGTCCCTGCGTCGATCAGCGCCTCGCTTTCCACCCACATCGCCAGCCCCAGCGGCTCGGCCAGCGCCTGCACCGCCATGCGCGCGGTGGGGGCGGTGCCGTCAGCCGCGTGGAGCAGCGCCACGCCCTTGCCCAGCGCCACCGGCAAATTGGGCATGATGCGGATGACGCCCGCCGCGTCAGGAAAGGCCGCGCCCAGCGTCTGCAGGTCTACGCCCGCCATGACCGAGGCGATCGCCGTGTCCCCATCGGTGGTGGCGGCCAGCCCGGCGGCGGCGCTTTCGAACATCTGCGGCTTCACGCCGAGGAGGAGGAGCGCGGGGGGTGCCTCGCCGCTGGGCAGCGCGGTGAAATGCCGCACCCCGGCGGGCACCGCGCGGGGCGAGGGATCGATCACGGTAACACTGGCGGGGTCGAGCCCCGTCTCGATCCAGCGCGACAGCATCGCGCCCACCATGTTGCCGCACCCAAGCAGCCACAGCTGCCGCGAAACCGTGAAAGGATAGATCATATACCGCGCGTTAGGCGAAAAGGCGGGTGACGAAAAGCGCCTCTGTGCGAAACAAAGCTGCGCGTGGGCGCTGGGCTCAGCGCACTGCCGCTTGTGTGCCGCCCGCAGGGGCTGCCGGGGCTGCCGCCGGTCCGCCGACGCGTACGCCGGTCAGCTGGTTCAGCTTGGCGCGGAAGCGCGCGAGTTCGCCGCCCGAAAGCTGCGCCTTCTGGACGAAGGAC is part of the Sphingomonas sp. C3-2 genome and harbors:
- a CDS encoding DUF1636 domain-containing protein, with amino-acid sequence MLTRVEDGPAVVACNTCRFSADKTNGPDGRRGGAHMVDALRAAKAADPRFDKVAVQEMPCLFACSRACTIHLRAPDKVGYVLGGFEPGADAAQAILEYAALYADSDFGRVPFADWPEGVKGHFITRTPPAGFVAE
- a CDS encoding iron ABC transporter permease, whose product is MARRTARPAARAHDGRRMMQNPPAHAHDLRLNLFLLLLLTALMLASLRIGYVVIPTNDLVAGAFGLADEPTVTIVQQLRMPRMLLAVLLGASLGGAGAMLQGILHNPLAEPGTLGITGAASLGAVIAIYFGLMAIHPLLLPLCAMAGGAAATALLLVAARRRASTLTLILTGVGIGGVSVALTSLAMNLSPNPWAVSEIAMWLLGSVRDRTFAEVWLAAPFILAGMAMLLAAAPALNSLSLGEEAARSLGLDVQRTRWLAITGTSLAVGAGVAVAGSVGFVGLMVPHLLRPLVDHVPSRLVLPSMLGGAALVLAADILIRLIAVGPELQLGVLTSLIGTPFFLYLVHHLRKAMT
- a CDS encoding ABC transporter substrate-binding protein, producing the protein MNPRRAIALFGAVLGLFSASAIAAPVRVASYGLCADQMVLMLAPRAQIAAVSPQATGPLSHYAARARGIPATRGSAEEILASGARLLVTSDMMDKRTMAALDRFGIAVLPLPFANDWAEIAAMTRDVAKALGRPERGEAVLTDMRATLAAARPSEPRAHWPTIIYYRPDGGGAGEGTFVDAALQAAGYRNLQAEWGPPGWGGVPLERVIGAPPSAFAVSYFDGAAPSSTVLRRNPLLWGKAQHRPILSVPGKYWNCGSPLLAEAVKWLAAQRAPLRARMTGGA
- the cobT gene encoding nicotinate-nucleotide--dimethylbenzimidazole phosphoribosyltransferase yields the protein MTRAFADPAAFSDALRHLPGADEAAAMAARARQAVLTKPLGSLGRLEDVAVQLAGWQGRECPQLGHVRTVIFAGNHGVAARGVSAYPAEVTAQMVANFEAGGAAINALAAANGMELVVVPLDLDRPTRDFTHAPAMDPEECLAALNAGAAAVEGDLDLLTIGEMGIANSTAAAALCAASLGGAVSGWTGPGTGLDGAGVAAKIAVIEQALAHHALGDDATPFEILCALGGREIAAMAGAVVAARRRRVPVVVDGFISCAALAPLLRAAPDIAAHCIAGHVSAEPGHAALLQALGLQPLLALGMRLGEGSGAALAVGIIRSAVAVHNGMATFAEAGIATAS
- a CDS encoding histidine phosphatase family protein, whose protein sequence is MTAFLLHLMRHGTPEQPGRLHGHNDVALAPRAEISCLEQARLVEFDRLVTSDLARAGDCARAIGEERGMAPLIDPRWRELDFGVWNGCAPAEVDQTRLTAFWADPDASPPPGGESWSALCARVAVAIGALEPHSTLVVCHGGAMRAALAGLCGFSVAQGWAFDLPYAAMLSLRVWPGERPMAQIVGLWP
- a CDS encoding ABC transporter ATP-binding protein — encoded protein: MTILTVDACSVPLAQKNILSDVGFSATSGNLIGLVGPNGAGKSTLVRAVAGLLPLSEGRVLLDGADVHALPRREAARRISYLPQGDTVHWPLSVENIVRLGRTPYQAGFARTTPGDAAAVARAMARTGVAAMADRDVTRLSGGERARVLLARALAVEAPVLLADEPMGALDPSYSLTIMELLRAEAARGTLVIVVLHDLVLASRFCDRLIVLVNGRLVRDGAPMDVLGNAEIRRFYGVTGHYGHHDGEAFVLPWKPVSARTAELV
- a CDS encoding adenosylcobinamide-GDP ribazoletransferase, which gives rise to MKPLILALQFLTRIPLPRVEASADDFARAMRWFPAAGLVVGGCVAGAAFLGNYIGPWQGALAGLVAWVIVTGGLHLDGLADLVDARGAAHGDKTRFLEVLADPHIGSFGVMAIVLQMLAKLVLVHAAVLGQHWLALILIPFAARIAPLVWTRWLPPLHQGLAARFRHGVSLPAILVWGLALAAAGWFVPALWAGFPLIAAGYYWFRTQLGGISGDCHGAGIELLETLLLIALIATRLG
- a CDS encoding cobyric acid synthase → MGALMLQGTGSDVGKSVLVAGICRALANRGLTVRPFKPQNMSNNAAVTADGGEIGRAQALQAIACRVPPHTDMNPVLLKPQADRTSQLVVHGRVRGSIHGGNFREARKPLLGHVLESYWRLREQADIVVIEGAGSPAEINLRAGDIANMGFARAAGVPVILVGDIDRGGVIAAVVGTRTVIAPEDAAMIHGFLINKFRGDISLFEDGYRQIEALSGWRGYGVVPWLTPVKYLPSEDAVILERGAAKGAGRVRIACPILPRISNFDDLDPLALESAVELVWVKPGTPIPADIDLVILAGSKSTIADLAALRAEGWDIDLRAHHRRGGAILGLCGGYQMLGRRIADPDGVEGPAGAVDGLGLLDIETVLTGEKTLKPVTGHAMGGALSGYEMHMGRTHGDDCARPYAQIDGGTADGAISADGRVMGTYLHGLFEQPGHRRAFLERLGVASDGQHHGTQIDRALDAIAAELERHVDIDAMIALSAEARGNQGD